Genomic DNA from Lagenorhynchus albirostris chromosome 20, mLagAlb1.1, whole genome shotgun sequence:
CAGGCTTTtgggctcctgggcttccctgcagTGCGAATCAAAGCAGGAAGAAAGGCTCCAGGGGCCTAATGCCCCCCCATCCTGAAACTTGAGCTTAGTGGTTTCCGGATAGCTGGACTTGGCCTCTGGACATTGCCTGTCTGTGACCATCCCTAGGTGAAGGAATCCTCTAAAGCTGTTGTTCTCCCAGAAGTTCTCCTAGAACAGAAGGGCAAGGCCACTTCCCTCACCTCCCTTTTGTCCCTCTTCACGTGTCCTTTGGGTCGCCTGGCCCCAGTATTGCTGACTGCCGATCTCCATTCCCTTGTTTGATGACCTCGTCCGCTGTGCTCGCTTCTCTTGAGTGCGGAGAGGCTCCTCCTTTtcacaccccagcccctggagAGATCAGGCTGCAGGGGTTTGGGGTTCTGACTGGGATGGGAAGGAAGAGGGGCCGCCTCCTTGAGTGTCTGCTCTGGTGAGGGTGGGGACGCAGTCGGCAAGTCTGTGTGTGTTGGGCTGGCTCACAGGCTAGCAGCCAGGTGACTGCCTTGTGGCTGGCGTTCTAGGAAGCAACCTTCAATAAGAGCACCGGGAAGGTCGTGCTGAAGACGTTCAGCTTGTATAGGAAGCTGCTGACTCTCTGCAGAGCAGGCCATGATCAAGGTGAGGTGTGGGGAGTGAACAGGACACGGGTTACTCTGGGATGGACAGAGGGCGGCGAGCGTCTGCGTGTGATGGCAGGGAGCAGGCTTGAGGCCTGGAAACGGGCTGGGTCCAAGCTGGCCGCTCAGTGACCAGGGTTGTGTTCTGCCTCGTGGACGCTGTGTACCCCGGACGTGCCCTGGCCCAAAGGAAATTGCTGGGCAGCCCCCAGCTCAGTGACTGGCCACTAGAAACCAGGACGGCATTTTCCCGCGGTTGGGGAAAATGAAGCAGAAAGCTGGGCAGCACTGTGCTTAGCCGCCCCCTGACGTGTTAGACTGAGAGAAGGGGTGGGCTTTTCAAGACAACAGTGGGCCTGCTGGACATTCCTTCTCACCCAGACTGGACGTTAACCAGCAGCCACACAACCCTGCACTGTGGTCACTGACCTGTGACATCTAGGGTCAGGGTCTCGGCATGAGCCCAGCCTCAGACATGGAGTGACACGTGCTCTCTGCTTCCTGACAAGCGTGATGTGACCCTCTGCACTGTGGCCCCGAAGCAACTGTGCCAGCAcccaggtgggaggggcagggtgaGTGGGGGACACGGCCACTGACAGGGCCCTGCCCACAGTGGTGGTCCTGCTCAGCGACATCCGGGACGTGAACGTGGAGGAGGAGAAGGTCCGGTACTTCGGGAAGGGCTATGTGGTGGTGCTTCGGTTTGCCACGGGCTTCTCCCACCCCCTCACGCAGAGTGCTGTCATGGGCCACCGCAGGTAAGCTGAGGATGGGTGACTTGATTGGCCAGGGCTGCCCCTCGCCCCCAGTCAGGTGGTCCTCCCCAGGAACTGCCCAGCACAGCAGGGCatagagagaggcctcaggaacgtgggggaggaggtgaggccaGGGGAGCAGGCCTGGCACCACCCACTAGGGGGAGGTCAGGGGTCCCCACAGGGACAGAGAGGGGATGGGGACGTCAGGGGTCCCCAGTGGGCACAGAGGACTGGGCTAGGGTCCGGTGGGGGTGGGGATCAGGACTGAAGGTGCTGGGTCCTAGTGGGTTACCGGAGGCAGATACCTGGGGTGAGACAGGTATGGTCTTGTGGCTGCTGCGGGGTGGCCAGTACCTGTCACCATAACCCACCCTTCCTCCCTGTGCCCATCTGGACCAGTGACGTGGAAGCCATCGCCAAGCTCATCACTACTTTCCTGGAGCTGCACTGCCTTGAAAGTCCCATGGAGCTGTCTCAGAGCAGTGACAGTGAGGTCGATGGCCCTGGGGACCAGAGCTGACCTCCACGGAACCCCTGCCTTGGTTCTGGTGGGGCCCCAGCAGGACTGATGGGCCGCCTACAAGTCCTCCTCCTCAGCTCCCTGCTGTGTCCCTGGAAGCCCCGGGGCAGGACCCTCAGCCGTTCCTGCTGCTTGCTTCTGTCCTCTGAGCAAAACCACAGTGGGACCTTCTCTGCAGGCTCCGTGCGGTCCAGAGAGGGCACAGGCCTCAGATCTGTCTCTTCCTGGAATCAGACAGCCCACTGGGACAGCGGCCTGGTGTGGACAGGTCAGACATGCTAGCTGTGTGAGGCTCAAGGCCTGTGAAATGGGAAGGAAGAACACCCAGGGTCCCAGGGTATCAGGGCCAGGGCTGAGTTCTTTGGGTCGAGAGGTTCTCCAGGACCAGGTCCTGAGGGCTGCGGTGAGACTCCAGCAGGGCCAGCGGCTGGGCGAGGCTCTGAGGATGCTGCCGCCACACGTCATCCCCAGGAATCCCATCTCCTGCCCTGCTCCCCATGCCCATCCCTCCCCGCAGCCGGATGTCCTCAGTGGTCAGAAGTGAGGTGCTTGCCGGCGGAGCTGCCGGGGCTCAGGGTGGACGCTAAGGGGCGTCCTGGTGTGCTGCAGCCACTCTTGAGGCTTCCACAGCCCCCAGACCGCTGTCCACTCAGGTGGCTCATCTCGAGTCCAACCAGGATTGCAGCCGGGCTCTCACAGAGAGGATAAcctcccgcccctgcccccagTATAGGCAGAAGTTCCCTCTTCTAGCATTGTGCAGCACTTAAAAACCTGGACCCATCCCTCAGAACCCAGATTCCCAGCTTCTCTTGAACTCTGGTGCTGGGCCTGTGTGTTTGGGGCCAGAATCGCTGGGCTCATGGCTGCCCCTCAGCAGCGCCTGAGCAGCTAGCTGCAGCCACCCTCGTGGAGTCTGGGTGCCAGCCACACTGACCCTCAACTGCACTATTAGTTTTCTCCTGCTTTCTCTGAACCTAGGCTCCTCCGAGGTACAGCATGTGCCCAGAGCACCTCTGAGTGAGGGACCCAGGAGGCTATGCACCTGGGAACGGCTGCATGGACCAGGGGTTCTGAGGCTGCCTGGGTGAGAGACAGCAACTTCCAGGAAACTCCAGAGAAATGAGATCCTCTCCCTTACCAGTGGTGGCCGCCAGCCAGCCCTTAATTTGGGCACACAGTCATTTAAACATGCCAAAATTAGGTTTCTAAATGGTTAAACCTGAAATACTCTTTTCTTAAAAGGTGTGAAACAGCTATGGTTGGTTTCTTGTGTGTTTACCgctgggctggaggagggagggtgtTTGGCCAGCTCCCCTCTCCCAGGGCTGGGTGGGGCGAGGAGGGTGTCCAGACCATCGTGAGGGCCAGTAACTAAGCCTTTGAGATTTCTGGCTTCCactctcctttttattttgaaagaattaaagTTCTAATGCTGATC
This window encodes:
- the LOC132511580 gene encoding cytochrome b-245 chaperone 1 isoform X1 is translated as MYMQVETRTSSCLHLKRAPGIRSWSLLVGILSIGLAAAYYSGDSLGWKLFYVTGCLFVAVQNLEDWEEATFNKSTGKVVLKTFSLYRKLLTLCRAGHDQVVVLLSDIRDVNVEEEKVRYFGKGYVVVLRFATGFSHPLTQSAVMGHRSDVEAIAKLITTFLELHCLESPMELSQSSDSEVDGPGDQS
- the LOC132511580 gene encoding cytochrome b-245 chaperone 1 isoform X2, which translates into the protein MYMQVETRTSSCLHLKRAPGIRSWSLLVDSLGWKLFYVTGCLFVAVQNLEDWEEATFNKSTGKVVLKTFSLYRKLLTLCRAGHDQVVVLLSDIRDVNVEEEKVRYFGKGYVVVLRFATGFSHPLTQSAVMGHRSDVEAIAKLITTFLELHCLESPMELSQSSDSEVDGPGDQS